Within the Pseudomonadota bacterium genome, the region TTAAAACCCACTATGACGTTGAGAACAGCCACGACATGAATGGTATTATGGCGACCTTTTCACCCGACGCTGAGGTGCTTTTCAACCGAATCCCGTTCACGGACCCGCAAAGCATTCGTGATGCGCACGGCCTTTTGGGTTTTTCCGGCACGGGCGGCGCTTTTGAAGACATTCACAACTATATCGACGACACACATTTCACAGACGACGAAATCATCGTCGAGGGACGCCTGTGCGGCAAACATGTCGGTGAATTCCAAGGCATTAAAGCCACGGGCCGCAACGTCGAACTGCCGTTCGTCGCCTTTTATCACTTCGACAAGACCGACAAACTCATCTCCGAACGTGTAGTCATGAACTTCGGGGTGCTTGTCGCTTCGGGGTAGTCAATTGTTGTCAACATCGCAGAGATTAACAAAAGTTAAATGTTGAAATGGCCGCTTTGGGTCGGAAGCAGACCGTTAGTTTCTGTTTTGTTGACGATGTAATCTAGTGCGTGTTACAGGACGCCCATCCTCAATGAATACCGAGCTTCCCCACATTTCGAATTCACTCCAAGGCTGTTGACGCAGGTCATAAATAATTCGATGCCATGTAGGACCTGTACTTTCATCGTAGCCAATGACCTGTATGTTACATACGGTGGTCCTACAATCGATATAAGAGATATCGAACTGAGTTATCGCAGGGTGGCTAGTCAGGAATTGTAGTATCGCCTGCTCCATGTAATACGCCCAACCATCGTC harbors:
- a CDS encoding nuclear transport factor 2 family protein; translated protein: MSTTDSEKTRRRALLKTHYDVENSHDMNGIMATFSPDAEVLFNRIPFTDPQSIRDAHGLLGFSGTGGAFEDIHNYIDDTHFTDDEIIVEGRLCGKHVGEFQGIKATGRNVELPFVAFYHFDKTDKLISERVVMNFGVLVASG